The genomic interval AATTTCTTCATCTTTCAAGACATTCTCTTCTAAATGAAAATAAAAACTAATAGAAGCAGCCCACAATTCCATTTGGAGCTTTTTATCCCGACCGATCTTTCGGAACAAGTCGATCGCTAGGTTATCCGACATGCGGAAGATAAATGTTCGAAATCCCCTGTCCGGAATAATCTCATCTCTCTTATCCCAAACCTTCAAAAAAACATCTTGCAAAACCTCTTCGACAACCTCGGGATCTTTCAGCAACCTCAGCAATCTCTTGTACAATTGCGGAGCATAGGTAGTATAGATTCTATTAAAAGCTGTAAGACTACCATCACTTAATTGACTGAGCAACAATATTTCTTCTGGGTCAGCTTCAACTTTCATAATAGGCTATTTGCTTAATTAGTTTCCTTCCCCACCTTATCAATCAATCTTCAAAGTAACAATTTTTTATCGAAATGCACTTTTCTCCGAAAAATACTTGTTCAATTTTCGGTTGCTGACGTATTAAGATATCGGGATCTTTGTTTCATGAATTTCAAAGAATTACATAAGCATCCCGAGCCGTTACTGATTGGAAACGTCTGGGACGTAACTAGCACTAAAAAGTTCGAAGAGCTAAATTATCAGGCGGTAGGCACATCGAGTGCAGCAGTAGCGAGCATGCTCGGCTATGAAGACAACGGTTCAATGCCATTCAGGGAACTGCTCTGGATCGTCAAACGCATTGCACAGGCAACTAGTTTATACCTCTCGGTTGACATAGAAAATGGATACGCGAATACACCTCAGAAACTTGTCGATAATATCCAGAATCTAATCGACTTAGGGGTGAATGGAATCAATATCGAAGATTCCATTGTAAAAGAAAAACGGGAACTAATAGCCCCAGAACAATTCGTCGAAAAACTTCAAAATATCTCTCGATATCTTTCAAGAACTAAACAATCGTTGTTTGTTAATGCTCGTACAGATGCCTTTCTCCTCGGTCGGGAAAACGCACTTAATGAAACTAAACAGAGAATTTCACTTTACGAAAAGAACGGCGCTGACGGTATTTTTATTCCAGGCATAACTGCAGAAAAAGACATAGCAGCCATCGTTCAGCACACACATTTACCTGTTAATGTAATGTGCATGCCCGAGCTACCACCTTTTCAGACTTTAAAAAAACTCGGTGTTAAACGAATTAGTATGGGTAATTTTCTCCATCAAAATATCTACGATAAACTTGGAGAAAATATCCAAGCTATTTTAACAGTCAAATCATTTAACCCTATCTTTGATTATGCGAGTAAATAACCCAAAAGAAATCAACCGGTTATACCAAGCACTTCTAAGAAAAGATGAGCAGTTTATCGGTACATTTTTCGTTGGTGTAAAGACCACCGGTGTCTTTTGTATTTCAACCTGCAGGGCTCGAAAACCTAAAAAAGAAAATGTCGAATTCTTTACGGAAATGAAAGATGCATTAAGAAATGGATTCCGACCTTGCAAGATTTGCAAACCCACCGAACAAGCCAATCAGCCGCCTGAAGATATTCTCCGTGCATTGCAATTGATTAAAGAAAATCCGGAGATAAAACTAGCCGATTGGCAACTGAAAAAAGAAGGTTTGCAGCCTGAGAAGATCAGACGCTGGTTCAACAAAAACTATGGAATTACTTTTCAGACTTATCAACGCATGATTCGGATAAATTCTGCGTTTCAGGAGTTAAAGAAAAACAAAAAGGTCACAGACTCAGCTTTCGAATCTGGTTACGAATCACTGAGTGGCTTCGGTTATACTTTTAAAAAACTTTTAGGAGCTTCTCCAAACGATATCGAGAATAAAAACATCATCCTTATCAGTCGGATCAATACACCTCTCGGACCAATGTTTATTTGTGCCACAGAGAAAGGGATTTGTTTATTGGAATTTACTGATAGAAGAATGTTAGAGAGCGAATTTGCAGATTTGCAGAAACGGCTACAAGCAACGATACTTGCGGGAGAAAACAAACACATCATTCAGTTAAAAACGGAACTCGAGGAATATTTTAAAGGCGAACGAAAAAATTTTAGTGTCACACTCGACACTCCAGGCACCAAATTTCAACAATCCGTCTGGAAGATACTTCGAGAAATCCCTTATGGCAAAACCCGTTCTTATCAGGAACAAGCAGAACAATTGCAAAATCCGAAAGCTATCAGAGCAGTAGCTACCGCCAATGGAATGAATCGTATCTCAATTGTTATACCCTGTCATCGGGTAATCGGAAAAGATGGAAGTTTGACCGGCTATGGTGGCGGACTCGATCGTAAACGCTGGTTACTTGAGCACGAACGTAAACACCGGCCAGTCCTTTAGCACGTCTTCTTCTACTCTGGCAGCCTCCTTATCGTTGATCAACAATTGATTAGCAGTTTGCTTTTCATCAAAGGAAATTTTCAATTCGTAAGGGTCATTATCTCCGAAGCGAATAAACATCTTATTATTAAACTCATTTTTCAATCCATAGACATGCGGTAAGACTACGGTATAGTATTCAAATTTAATGTCTTCATAAGTAAAAGGAGGGCGAATTGAAAAAACCATGTCAACCTGTTTCCCGTTTTTATCGACCCCAAAAACTGTGATCTCTTCTTTCGAATAAAACTCATCCCTGTCTTCATTCAATAGATCATCACCCGCTTCGTTTTGAACTACCAAGCTGATGCCCGGCGGCTCAACTGGTGAACAAGCACATATACCTGGCTCTACGATTTCACTTTTCATACAGCCCATCATGGCCATAAACATGATCATACTTACAATAGCAATCTTTTTCATTTTAGTTTATAAAGGGTACAACGAATATACTTATAAAAACGAAAACGATTTGAATTTGCTACAGAAGCACGATCGTTAGTCCAAAAGCTACAAACATGTTTGAAACAAACATAAAAATGTTTGAAATAAACATTTTTATGTTTCATCGCGTCCAACCACCTATTTCATCCTATAAAATACCCATTTCATATAAAATATTTGGACATTTATAGACGCGGGCCATACTTTTGCTCATTTCATATATTAGTACACTAACCAACGTCCTACCTAGGTTGATAAATTTTAATTTCTAGATTATGGCAGAGCATTATAAACTATTATTTCACCAAGAACCTTTCAGCATAACAGATGCTACGGATAATTCTCCGCCCTGGAGCGGGTATCCAATGAAAACCGCACAATCATCTTCATTGTACAAATTTGACAATACGGAAATGTTAAGACAAAAGCTCTACATGGATCGATTTCATATCGAACTGTTCGAGCTCCAAACGAAAAAAGCATTTGAATTTCGCTACCGAACAACCCGAAACAGGTTATTTCTCTTCTTTATGCTCGATGGTGAAATCAGGTTCTTCACTAATAGATCTGAATCTGTCACCAAAGTAAAGAAAGACAACTTTTACCTTGCCTACAATCAACCTGCAACATATGGGGTACGCTTCCCCAAAAAAGGAACGACAGCCGTACTGGTCATATCTATAAACCTTGAATGGGCACAGGCAGCCATCCAGAGCCATCCAAACTTACGAAGGGTATTCCAAGACTTCAGACCGTCAGGCAAACATCTCAATATAATGCCCCATTGCCGCATGGAAACAAGGGTGAAGGTGTGGCTTCGTTATCTACAAGATGCTGCCAACACAAACATGAAAGCGTTGAAATCAATACTTGAAGGTCACATCAGTTTGGCTCTCACTTACTATGAAGAGTTCTTGAGCACCCACAACAAGCGAGACATCTACCGCTTGAAGGAATATCTAGATCTAAATTATCATGATCCAGAGCTATCGGTAGAAAAATTAACAACCTTGTTCCCGTTCACAGAACGATCTCTTTACAACGCTTTTATACACCAGTTCCAGACAACTGCAGTTGGCTACTACACCCGTCTCCGCATGGAGAAAGCAAGGCAGCTCATTGAGGAAGCTGGGCTTCCTCAATCCGAAGTATGGCAGCTGGTAGGATATAACGATCAAGGGACATTCAGACAGGCATACCGAAACTTCAAAAAGCGCAATTTTTCCTAGTACCCTCTCTTAATCGGTGGTTTTCGGAACGATTTTGCCAAAAATCGATAGATATTTTCCGAAAATCATAAAGATTGCTTCAATTTTACCCTGACCTTTGTTTATAAGGTTAAACCATAAATAAAACCAAACGAATAAAAATATAGACAGCGTACCGGGTCGCCGTGCCATTGTTCCCAATGGCTTACGTCCCAGACAAGATAGCCATTAGGCAGTGAGACCAGCTATCCATATCCGTCGGTACGCATCAAAGGCCAGAACGGATGTCTGGGATACAGGGACGCGGGTACAGCGTTAAAGTGCAAACAAACCCAATGGGCAGGGGGTGCCAAGGCGCACCGCTGAACAGTAGGTAAATGGGCATGGTTAAAAATGGATGCAATGAACAAGAAAAACTCAGCAAAACGATCAACAGAATTCCTTCAGAACATAGAGGAACTGTTCCAATCTGTATGGATATGGCTGCATGTTCGGTTCATGCGAATATCCATGATGTCAGAATCAGCCGATATTATCATACCAAAGCTGGTTGATGTTATCAGGTCGGTAATGGCATCACCTGGTCGAATTACCTTAGTCCAGAAGAGAGTGATTAACAGATTCAGGTACCCTTTAAAGTTTACCCTATTCAGGCTCAGCCTGGCCCTTCGGATTCCAGGAGCCCGACTGGCCACTACTTAGGATCCCTCAAATGCATATCTGCGAGGCAAAACCGATATACATCAGAAAAAGATAGAACTATAAACTTAAAAATAAGAAGTATGAAAGCTTTAACAAACAACTGGCTACGTGCCGGTATAACATTGATGATTTTAGTATTTGGGGTATTCTTTATTGTGA from Pedobacter indicus carries:
- a CDS encoding bifunctional transcriptional activator/DNA repair enzyme AdaA; its protein translation is MRVNNPKEINRLYQALLRKDEQFIGTFFVGVKTTGVFCISTCRARKPKKENVEFFTEMKDALRNGFRPCKICKPTEQANQPPEDILRALQLIKENPEIKLADWQLKKEGLQPEKIRRWFNKNYGITFQTYQRMIRINSAFQELKKNKKVTDSAFESGYESLSGFGYTFKKLLGASPNDIENKNIILISRINTPLGPMFICATEKGICLLEFTDRRMLESEFADLQKRLQATILAGENKHIIQLKTELEEYFKGERKNFSVTLDTPGTKFQQSVWKILREIPYGKTRSYQEQAEQLQNPKAIRAVATANGMNRISIVIPCHRVIGKDGSLTGYGGGLDRKRWLLEHERKHRPVL
- a CDS encoding RNA polymerase sigma factor, with the protein product MKVEADPEEILLLSQLSDGSLTAFNRIYTTYAPQLYKRLLRLLKDPEVVEEVLQDVFLKVWDKRDEIIPDRGFRTFIFRMSDNLAIDLFRKIGRDKKLQMELWAASISFYFHLEENVLKDEEITILKEAIETLSPKRKQILILCKLEEKSYKETAEILGVSVSTVSNQLVKAMKDIKGYIEMNYKSEFVTGLLVTFFIKF
- a CDS encoding isocitrate lyase/PEP mutase family protein; the encoded protein is MNFKELHKHPEPLLIGNVWDVTSTKKFEELNYQAVGTSSAAVASMLGYEDNGSMPFRELLWIVKRIAQATSLYLSVDIENGYANTPQKLVDNIQNLIDLGVNGINIEDSIVKEKRELIAPEQFVEKLQNISRYLSRTKQSLFVNARTDAFLLGRENALNETKQRISLYEKNGADGIFIPGITAEKDIAAIVQHTHLPVNVMCMPELPPFQTLKKLGVKRISMGNFLHQNIYDKLGENIQAILTVKSFNPIFDYASK
- a CDS encoding AraC family transcriptional regulator, which produces MAEHYKLLFHQEPFSITDATDNSPPWSGYPMKTAQSSSLYKFDNTEMLRQKLYMDRFHIELFELQTKKAFEFRYRTTRNRLFLFFMLDGEIRFFTNRSESVTKVKKDNFYLAYNQPATYGVRFPKKGTTAVLVISINLEWAQAAIQSHPNLRRVFQDFRPSGKHLNIMPHCRMETRVKVWLRYLQDAANTNMKALKSILEGHISLALTYYEEFLSTHNKRDIYRLKEYLDLNYHDPELSVEKLTTLFPFTERSLYNAFIHQFQTTAVGYYTRLRMEKARQLIEEAGLPQSEVWQLVGYNDQGTFRQAYRNFKKRNFS